A region from the Chloroflexota bacterium genome encodes:
- the aroC gene encoding chorismate synthase, with the protein MTAGESHGKGLTIIVEGFPAGFAISEDGIQEDLARRQRGYGRGGRQLIEKDRAELLSGVRHGLTMGSPISMWLENKDFANWHKVMSTEPVEEPGNTVTRLRAGHADMPGTIKYGQSDVRNILERASARETAARVAAGSVAKHFLREFGVEVHSHIVCIGGVWANYDHPVDWARVVESPVQCADPAAEAEMIKLIDKAKEDGDTVGGMVEVVATGVPIGLGAHVHYERKLDARISLALMSIQACKAVAIGNGWEAAELLGSQYHDILQPIESNGHAAERPYPSASGPWHRATNRTGGIEGGMSTGMPVVARFAIKPIATLAKPLPSVDLVTGQTVQAHYERSDVCNVPPAGVIGEAAVAFVLADAFLEKFGGDHIEETRRNFEAYQKTIGPRSWPVAAG; encoded by the coding sequence ATGACGGCGGGCGAGTCGCACGGCAAGGGGCTCACGATCATTGTCGAGGGCTTCCCCGCGGGCTTCGCCATCAGCGAGGACGGCATCCAGGAGGACCTGGCCCGGCGGCAGCGCGGCTACGGACGCGGCGGCCGGCAACTCATCGAGAAGGACCGGGCCGAGCTGCTCTCCGGCGTCCGCCACGGCCTGACGATGGGTTCGCCCATCTCCATGTGGCTGGAGAACAAGGACTTTGCCAACTGGCACAAGGTGATGAGCACGGAGCCCGTCGAGGAGCCGGGCAACACGGTCACGCGCCTCCGCGCCGGACACGCCGACATGCCGGGCACCATCAAGTACGGCCAGAGCGACGTCCGCAACATCCTCGAGCGCGCTTCCGCTCGCGAGACGGCGGCCCGTGTTGCCGCGGGCTCGGTTGCCAAGCACTTTCTGCGCGAGTTCGGCGTGGAGGTGCACTCCCACATCGTCTGCATCGGCGGCGTCTGGGCCAACTACGACCACCCCGTCGACTGGGCGCGCGTCGTCGAGTCCCCGGTGCAGTGCGCCGACCCGGCGGCCGAGGCCGAGATGATCAAGCTCATCGACAAGGCCAAGGAGGACGGCGACACCGTGGGGGGCATGGTGGAGGTGGTCGCGACGGGCGTGCCCATCGGCCTCGGCGCCCACGTCCACTACGAGCGCAAGCTGGATGCCCGCATTTCGCTGGCCCTCATGTCGATCCAGGCGTGCAAGGCCGTGGCCATCGGCAACGGGTGGGAGGCCGCGGAGCTGCTCGGCTCCCAGTACCACGACATCCTGCAACCCATCGAGTCCAACGGGCACGCCGCCGAGCGGCCGTACCCAAGCGCCAGCGGGCCGTGGCACCGCGCCACCAACCGCACGGGCGGCATCGAGGGCGGCATGAGCACGGGCATGCCCGTGGTGGCGCGGTTCGCCATCAAGCCCATCGCGACGCTGGCCAAGCCGCTGCCGTCCGTCGATCTGGTCACGGGCCAGACCGTGCAGGCCCACTACGAGCGCTCGGACGTGTGCAACGTGCCGCCCGCCGGGGTCATCGGCGAGGCCGCCGTGGCCTTCGTGCTGGCCGACGCCTTCCTCGAGAAATTCGGCGGCGACCACATCGAGGAGACCCGGCGCAACTTCGAGGCGTACCAGAAGACCATTGGCCCCCGGTCGTGGCCGGTGGCGGCGGGCTAA
- a CDS encoding HAD family hydrolase, with product MPQPQNIIGIVYDFDKTLSPHSMHEDTVLPRLGLNPASFWQETDRLVAETTYEAELAWMRLLLENEAFRQLSNQDLRHMGMSLVFYPGVPEVFNELSAVVDQPRYHEQGVTVEHYIITSGLREIIEGSNIRPYVKSIFGSEFDEDAAGKLYFPKRAISHTQKTQYLFRVNKGYLDLHKDVNDHVPHEEHRIPFANMVYIGDGPTDVPCFAVMTQMEGHTMAVYDPDDQNSFNKCMNLRRADRVEEIAPANYQRGTHLWRLLEYRILEIADAIVERRKGGSEATIIPAPGF from the coding sequence ATGCCGCAGCCGCAGAACATCATCGGCATCGTCTACGACTTCGACAAGACGCTGAGCCCCCATTCCATGCACGAGGACACCGTGCTGCCCCGACTTGGGCTCAACCCGGCGTCGTTCTGGCAGGAGACGGACCGGCTGGTCGCGGAGACCACGTACGAGGCGGAGCTGGCGTGGATGCGCCTGCTGCTGGAAAACGAGGCGTTCCGGCAACTCTCCAACCAGGACCTTCGCCACATGGGGATGTCCCTCGTCTTCTATCCCGGCGTGCCAGAGGTCTTCAATGAGCTCTCGGCCGTCGTCGACCAGCCCAGGTACCACGAGCAGGGGGTGACGGTGGAGCACTACATCATCACCTCCGGCCTGCGCGAGATCATCGAGGGCAGCAACATCCGTCCCTACGTCAAGTCGATCTTCGGGTCTGAGTTTGATGAGGACGCGGCGGGCAAGCTCTATTTCCCCAAGCGCGCCATCAGCCACACGCAGAAGACGCAGTACCTCTTTCGCGTCAACAAGGGCTATCTGGACCTGCACAAGGACGTGAACGACCACGTGCCGCACGAGGAGCACCGCATCCCCTTCGCCAACATGGTGTACATCGGCGACGGGCCGACGGACGTGCCCTGCTTCGCCGTGATGACGCAGATGGAGGGCCACACGATGGCCGTCTACGACCCCGATGACCAGAACTCCTTCAACAAGTGCATGAACCTGCGCAGGGCCGATCGGGTCGAGGAGATTGCCCCTGCCAACTACCAGCGAGGCACCCACCTCTGGAGGCTGCTGGAATACCGCATCCTGGAGATTGCCGACGCCATCGTCGAGCGGCGCAAGGGCGGCTCGGAGGCGACGATCATTCCGGCGCCGGGGTTCTAG